The Silene latifolia isolate original U9 population chromosome X, ASM4854445v1, whole genome shotgun sequence genome contains the following window.
GTAAACAATGCATATGCAACATTAACGAGTAAATATAATCGGAAAAAAACAGTAAAATTGAGCAAGAAAGACGGAAAAAGTTACCGCAGCGGTGAATTCTCGGGAAACGGGAAAAGAGAGGGAAAGTGGGAGGTTTGAGTTTAAGAGAGAGTAGACAGGAAGAGGTGGAGGTAAGTAAAGGTTTGGAAGAGGTAAATGGAGGTTCAACAGGAGTAACGGCTAAAAAACAGTTAGCGGAAGCCATGGGAGAGTAATTTTTAGTGGTTTTCTTCGGTAGCTGTGTCTGTGTGCTATGGTGGTTCCAGAAACCTCCAATGTTTTAAATGGGAGGGGAGTTCAGATCAGGAAACGGAGGTTTGACTACTTGACTTTTGTGGATAGGGATGGTTTATTGTTTTCTTTTAAAAAAGTTActttttaccttttcttttggCAAATTATACCACTTTCTAAAGTTCTACCCGTCAAACGGGTCGGGTAGATCGGTTCCGGTTCATGTGAGAATATGAATCGGGTAATTTGGGTTTCGACTGGAGCAGACAAACTTTACTCGATTCGACAAGCCTGACCTAACCTACCCAAAAACTGACCCGATAATTGAAAATTAGCAACCCGAAGTCAACTCGACCCGTTTGCGACTCGACACTTGATACAACCCGATGATCAGTGGCCCGAACTTGAATCCGACTCGACCTAAAAGAGTATGCTGACCCGATACGACCCGATTCGACTTGACCCGATTGTCACCCCTAGTTTTGACCCATCAAATCGAGTTTTGACTATAAGATAGTAATACTTAATAGACGTTTCATGATTTTGATCGGGTCAAATACTCTACACTAAAATATAACCTAGAATGTATTATATTTATAATATGTCATATTCTAGATTACAATATGTCTATATCTCGACATGTTCCAACACAACCAAAGAGAAATTCTCGCGTCCTCCCGGAGGACGTCCTCCCTACACTCAAAGGAggattttataatatttaatttttattttggtGCTCCTTCTTTGTATTTAGGAAGGACGACCTCCGGGAGGACGTAAAAATTTCTCCACAACCAAATGCCTTTATCTAATTTTGTTACACTATACATTTGTCCaacttttgttctaaaatcaacTTTTCAGTTACTGCTTTTTATGCATTCTTTAAGTACTCCCTCTATTCAACAATTATCACCCCATTTTAATATaatacctctcacatataatggaGAAATAGGGTGATAaatgttgaatggagggagtatttctaAGTCGATGTAtgcttatttatttttgttaatcAAGCTCCGGCTTAATGTAAGTCTGTGTCCAAGTCTGAGTCTGCTGAAGAATAATATTACTCCGTAGTTTCTTATATTGCGATAAATATTTTAGCTTTTTATTAATCGCCATTTAGTCTAAAATAATCCGAGCTGAGTTTGAGGTGTAGACGTATAGTGCCGGTGAATAATGATTAAAATTTTGCaatattttcattcattcatccagAAAGTCTACAGTTACATATAATAGTGGTACTTAGTACGCAACATTTAACAAGGACGCCCTTAGTTGACCCGTCGACAATTCTTCCGAACTTCATGTCCTGCAGTGATGCTACTCATCTTGATCATCGACTTGACAAATGCCTCATCGAAAGCTTCTTGAGAAGCAGCGAATTGTCGAACCAACTTTTCGGTGCTTGGAGCAGTGACCAATGTTTGGTCAGAAGAAAACAGGCTTTTTCCTTGAAGTATTAGCTTGTAGTATGTATTGTCAAATGTCGACGGGGAAGGATCCATAGTGGAACCGGCATTTTTCATTTTGTTGTGTGCAGGACAGACATTTCTCAAGCTCGCGGCAAAGGAAGGATTAATTGAGGGATCAATGTCGTTAGTCGCATCAAAGTTGTGTAGACGGCCTTGGAATGATGAGCAGTGGGAGAATCCGAGACTATGACCGCCTGCATAGCATTTACTGTTAGTTTAAAATCTCGTTTACAGAgaaaaaaaggtaaataattgaCGGAGACATGGAGAGAGTATAATTTACCTGAAAGAGCTACCAGATCTCCAAGGTTTAGGCCTCTTTGTGCAAAACTTTGTTGGAGTTGGGAGAGGTTGAATGAGGGTGCCGGGAGTTGTCTCGTCTCACTGGCGTATGATGTTCTCCCGTCTAATCTACCTTTCGGCACATCCCATGTCGGCCCACCAGACTGCGTTGTACAagaattaattattattattattattttattttatcttaaaAAAAAACAGCGTAACTTTTTTTTGAGATCAAATCAacttttacaagaaattggtgggcaaccGAGACACAatctgattattattattattattattattatcaatgaTAATGAGAATGATGCATTAGTAGAAAAGAATGTGTTATCTGAATTGTACACTTACGACGACAACTGAATCCCTTGCAGCTAAGGCGAGTATGTCAGCGCACGAGACAACTCCGGGACAAGCAGCTTCTACTGCCTTCTTTGCATTGTCAATGACAAAAAATGCATGCAGCGAGAGATTCGGCGGACCTGTTTTCTCTACTTTGTTGTCTTCAGCTTTGTCAAGCAGTACAGAAGCATCACACCCCTTAAAAAACAAAACTTTGGTGTCAATTGAATTGGTACAAACACAATAATCACATCCCTTAAAAAACACAATGCTAGTAACGTGAGACGAGAAATACCCGTATGAAGCAGTCATGGAAATGCATCCGAAGCAATGCTGCAGGAACAGTTTTATCTTCCGAAAAAGCTTCTTTGACGATGTTGGAGATAATTCTGTCAACATCAGGACAATTCTTATCATAGTAATTCAAGCTCAGAGAATCTCCAAAGGAAAATGATGAGCAGATAAGAAGGAAGCTGAAGATAACGACTGAAACCGCCATGGTGAGTATTAGTCGTATATCAGATTTTTATTTGCAATGTGTGTTTTTGTTGTTGAAGCTGATACGAATCCCGAGGGTATATATAGGCATTTGTAAATCATAGGAATGCAAAAAATTGATCTATGAATGTGACAGAATAACAGAGTTGTTATTTGGTGACTGATACATTTGGGATGGTGGATTTACCAGAGAATTAGTTAAGCTTCTTGGTGATAATGAGAGTAGTATTCAAGCAATCTCACCACTAAATGACAATGCTCCTCCTCTCTATTCACTTCTAGTTTAGTACAGTGTTAACTTATTACACTTTATATAGCTGCATTTCTTCAGCACGTCTTGCTTGTAACGTTCACAAGCTTGTGACTAGACCTGACAAACAAGTCAATTGTGTCGGGTTCGTATCGGGTCTATTCGAGTCCGGTTGTTCGAGTTTGCAGGAATTCGAGCCAAATTGGGTCGGGTCGATTTgggttcgggtcattttcgggtgagttgttgtcaagttatttgtGGATAATGGTCAAAAGGCCATAATAAACATTCGGATCGGATGGAATAAGGtcggtcaattcgggttttgggCCAGACTCGGGTTTGAGTCAAGTTATTCAGGTCAGATCAGTTTTGTCAGGTCTACTTGTGACAGAATTCTACTATGTTTTTTACAAGTAAAATGTTGAAACAACCGAGATTAGACCATGACAACAGTAATTCTACCCTACATTGTTTTTTACTAGTCCAAAAGAAGACATAGGGGCTATAGTGACGTCCCGTCAAGGTTTTGAATTTTGATATGGATACGAGTACGACCCGAATTTGCATTTCTTGTATGTCTTTTTTCTCATAATTTTTTACTAGTTTAATTTGAACTTCTGTTTTCTTGTACTTGTATTATTTAGTACAAAGCGTCTTTAACTTTGTGACGACGCTAATCCCGTCATTAGCTGGACTCTCACAAAAAGGAGAGAGGATAAGGTGGGGACTTGCATGCTTCCCCACTCActtctcatgggtattttgtgagaggaaatggtatccgtcacaagcttgtgacggatatcgccgtcttcaatgggATTTTGTGTATTTAGTAAACATTTGAGGGACAAAGATGGGACTAAAAGTAGATAGATTTAGTCATCTAATTGGTTAGTGCTGAGCTTTCAAGATCGTTATCTTTTTTGAGGAAAGCTTACTTTTTAAGTTTTAAATTATTGTTCGTTTCATTATTATTGATACAACAGATGGGTCCTGAATCTGACATTGGATTCTTGTAATTTAGATGATATACTCCATACGATTTCCTGCGTGCCATCGACTGTATACATTATAGCGCGtcattgagtttttttttttatcaatagGAAATAAAACCAGGGCGATTCTTTAATTTGTCGTATTTTTTGATTTCTATAAAACATGTCGGAGAAAAGACTACTGTAGAGAGCGACAATGATAAGGGTATGAATATATATACTCGTGTCAATTACTTACAACCATAATCATGGCTACTTGTTCGATTCAAAGGACCATCAATTGAACTGAAAAGAATTGAACAAGAATTATAGCGAACGCCAAATAACCACGATGCAAAAATGAAGTCGCTGATGATCTTCGTGGGCTCAGATTTGGACTAAAAGGCACACTTTCACCACCTGATGCATCAACAGTCTACTGGTTAATTtaattatacacttcattttgccTTATTTTTCCGTGTCAGATACTCGACACTTGGACACTTCATTTTAAAGTAAAACATGAGGATTTGACAGGGTGGAAGTATACTTACAGTCAGATGGCGTCCAGCCAACTGCCGGTTTCTCATTATCAAATACTACGCGGTAGCCAGTCATGAAGTTCTCTGAAAAGAATAAAACAAACAGAATGCTTACTTCATAGAACAGTACTGACAGTGTCACTAAATCAGTCACCGCCTTACAATTAAATGCTCACCTCCGATTATACTGATATCGTGATCTGATTTTATTACTGCCAAGCAGTAGAATCGCGTATCATCCTGCAAGAAAGGAGGGGAAACACATGAATTGAGCCAGATACTCAGATGTCTAAGGCCATGGATGAACAAGTGAGACGCTTACCTCAACGATCATAATCCATGGCTGAACAACAGAGAGCTTGTCTCCACCTCTCATTGTTAGACGAATAGCAGGAACGACTAAGTCATCCGGTTTTGAGCTGCATGAACCATGAAAAAACTTCTTAAGTTCTTAGTTCAATGAGGTTATAATAGAGAATACTGTATGATTATGGCATGTTTCGACTTTTTACAGTAAGGGATACCTACGTCATTAGATAGCAGAACTGAAAGGCGCTGTCTGGATGTACTCCCACTCTTCTGTTCTTTACCTGTGAGTTGAACTGAAGCACAATACAACCGTCCAAAAAAACAAACGTCAAACTCGATTCCTAACTTGTAAACTTTAGACACCAGCACCGAAAAAATACTTGCCTTTTCTGTAAGAAGACTGTAAACTGGGTCGGCCAATAGCGTAAAAGAAGTGCCAGTGTCGAAAATTACGTTCAGGTTAGCTGCAAAAGAATCGAGGCCTACACTCACATTGGTTAACTTGACGGTATATACCCTGTCAATCACAATGTTCCATGGTATTGTGTTAGTAACTTAGTACCAAAGTATGTCCCTAATCTATCATGGTATCACAGCCAGTGTGACCTCACGGGTTCAAATTCTGGCACATGGTACGGGGAGCCTgtgcactaaccactcttcaagcccaatgggCATTCGAGTGAGGAGGCGtaataggaataaatataatagttgggtctcaactatcaccttaaggttttggttgagatggttcatctatcagtcGCTGCAAGGCTGCAAGTCATGATACTAGAATGTAAAACACTCATTTTCCGTCTATAGGAAAAAATAAGGAGGACTTACATTAATCGGTTTTGAAGGACTGGTGTTTGGCTTTGGTTTTGGCTGCCTTTATCTCCGAAACTGATTCGACCTATGCCATCAGGGCTAAAACACATGGAAAAGGAATTTGCAACAAGTTCTTGACTTGCTAGGACGCTAGGCAGGGAAACTACATCCATAGAAAGTCCGAATAGGCCATTTGGAGCTCCAGCTTCCAAGAAATGACCTGTTTGAATAACACCGCAACTGCATGGAACAGCAGCAGTTCAGTGAGTATGACTCCTGGACATACACGGTACACCAGTGTCCGACACGGCTTTCATGAAATGAATGCTTACCCAAAAGGGATCTTGACATCAATTGCTTGGGAATTAGCATTATCAGTTGTGAGATGCAATAAATCTTGGACGACGTAACCAGAGGATGATGTGTTTGCTGAGAGATACTCAACTCTGTAGGGGCAATAACTCTCTGAAGGCAAACAGCTACGTTCACAGAGCGGGCTACTGCATGAAAGTCGTGTACCAGTTGATGAAGTACTCAAGCTGTATATGTTGAACTCTATTGTCTGAAATTTCAATAAGAAAAATCGCATTCAGTGATGGAGCGAGggaggggctagcaggggcggcCACCCCCGCTgacatttgaaaatttcaaaatttttagttaaaattatcTGATTTTTTCGAGGTTGCCTTAGGCTATAACCTCTGTGTCCTGGCTGAAATTTTCCGCCCCCGCTGGTTTTAAATCCTGGCTTTGCCACTGATCGCATTGAAATTTTCAAGCAATTCAGAGATGAA
Protein-coding sequences here:
- the LOC141622327 gene encoding peroxidase 64, encoding MAVSVVIFSFLLICSSFSFGDSLSLNYYDKNCPDVDRIISNIVKEAFSEDKTVPAALLRMHFHDCFIRGCDASVLLDKAEDNKVEKTGPPNLSLHAFFVIDNAKKAVEAACPGVVSCADILALAARDSVVVSGGPTWDVPKGRLDGRTSYASETRQLPAPSFNLSQLQQSFAQRGLNLGDLVALSGGHSLGFSHCSSFQGRLHNFDATNDIDPSINPSFAASLRNVCPAHNKMKNAGSTMDPSPSTFDNTYYKLILQGKSLFSSDQTLVTAPSTEKLVRQFAASQEAFDEAFVKSMIKMSSITAGHEVRKNCRRVN
- the LOC141623180 gene encoding aspartyl protease family protein 1-like translates to MASTSYGYVVLLLIICVWRWQSCEGVNGVGFDIHHRFSDPVKSMFGVTNEFPEKGTMEYYDAMVHRDRFHGRRLAGQTDHKTPLTFSAGNATLSIPELGFLYYANVSIGTPASWYLVALDTGSGLFWLPCDCSSNCVRSYEFSPTETIEFNIYSLSTSSTGTRLSCSSPLCERSCLPSESYCPYRVEYLSANTSSSGYVVQDLLHLTTDNANSQAIDVKIPFGCGVIQTGHFLEAGAPNGLFGLSMDVVSLPSVLASQELVANSFSMCFSPDGIGRISFGDKGSQNQSQTPVLQNRLMVYTVKLTNVSVGLDSFAANLNVIFDTGTSFTLLADPVYSLLTEKFNSQVKNRRVGVHPDSAFQFCYLMTSKPDDLVVPAIRLTMRGGDKLSVVQPWIMIVEDDTRFYCLAVIKSDHDISIIGENFMTGYRVVFDNEKPAVGWTPSDCGESVPFSPNLSPRRSSATSFLHRGYLAFAIILVQFFSVQLMVL